In Mobula hypostoma chromosome 13, sMobHyp1.1, whole genome shotgun sequence, the following are encoded in one genomic region:
- the LOC134355598 gene encoding E3 ubiquitin-protein ligase NEDD4-like, which produces MARHLRLHFATRRSNTDPLSEASGESLESNICMTVETLSRKNVNQLTTPEPVVMPTVSQAECILQRSSSLFIPQVSNNDQLRRKSSTLQISLQSKQSSRHGESGNSVSCERALCSTNIPFHQQLLDHTVVPAKTSAKLRKSKVPLRRCSSLVIFPQSPCNTPPATLTSPDPFAGRSGNSTLSRFLPCSQEPIQSEDRIVSKSKEASTCCVATAVNGLRLSNPTYSSEVRDIKPLYCNGHQSGKSRALDCGEEDSECQGKVKKLHRPLNHILHLNCQKALVLGTETKEGQIYHESFVKEFKQSSLNTGCTRYQDIKLIRSTSVCLPSFKHSECQINDNGVIEGENVHGQSRRPIFQRSHSLEVPCQMVSSNHLRLRHYCSKVVNPQLQIHVAPRPEHKIFVSEEKITGSCNKEPNANVWGQEYKVS; this is translated from the coding sequence atggcccGCCACTTGCGATTGCATTTTGCGACCAGGAGGAGCAACACGGACCCACTGTCTGAAGCTTCGGGGGAGAGCTTGGAGAGTAACATTTGTATGACAGTTGAGACTCTATCAAGAAAGAATGTTAATCAATTGACTACGCCTGAGCCTGTAGTGATGCCAACAGTATCACAGGCTGAATGCATACTGCAACGTAGCTCTTCATTGTTCATACCGCAGGTTAGTAATAATGATCAACTGCGCAGAAAGAGTTCCACTTTGCAGATATCACTACAGTCCAAACAGTCGAGTAGGCACGGTGAGTCTGGTAACAGTGTCAGCTGTGAACGCGCTTTGTGTAGCACCAATATACCTTTTCACCAACAACTCTTAGATCATACGGTGGTGCCTGCCAAAACATCAGCAAAGTTGAGGAAATCAAAGGTGCCACTGAGGCGCTGCTCATCACTGGTGATATTTCCTCAGAGTCCTTGCAACACTCCTCCAGCCACACTGACCAGCCCAGATCCTTTTGCAGGTCGAAGTGGCAATTCCACACTAAGTAGATTTCTTCCTTGCTCCCAAGAACCAATTCAAAGTGAAGATCGGATTGTTTCAAAATCCAAAGAAGCAAGTACCTGTTGTGTTGCAACAGCAGTTAATGGGCTGCGACTGTCGAATCCAACCTATTCTAGTGAAGTTAGAGACATTAAACCACTTTACTGCAACGGGCATCAGTCTGGTAAAAGTCGAGCACTAGATTGTGGTGAAGAAGATTCTGAGTGCCAGGGAAAAGTGAAGAAACTGCACAGACCTTTGAATCACATTCTGCATTTGAATTGCCAAAAAGCTCTTGTATTGGGAACAGAGACCAAGGAAGGACAGATATACCATGAATCATTTGTAAAGGAATTTAAACAGAGCTCTTTAAATACTGGGTGTACACGATATCAAGATATCAAATTAATAAGGAGCACGTCAGTATGTTTGCCTTCATTCAAACACTCGGAGTGCCAAATAAATGATAATGGAGTTATCGAGGGGGAAAATGTACATGGACAAAGCAGACGCCCCATCTTTCAAAGAAGCCACTCACTTGAGGTTCCCTGCCAGATGGTCTCTAGTAATCACTTGAGACTGAGACATTACTGTTCAAAAGTTGTGAACCCTCAACTACAAATCCATGTAGCCCCGAGACCAGAACACAAAATCTTTGTTTCAGAGGAGAAAATAACTGGAAGCTGCAACAAGGAACCCAATGCAAATGTTTGGGGACAAGAGTATAAGGTAAGCTAA